One Nicotiana tomentosiformis chromosome 1, ASM39032v3, whole genome shotgun sequence genomic window, ATTCTACAGGATACTTGTTACCTCTTACTAGCATAAATACTGAATAACTCTGTCCATCAAGGGTTGGACAAATTACACTACAAGAAAAtgcttattttgataatttgtggCGGTTTACGACCCCCACAAAATGAATTGTGGCAGTTTTTAAAAATGCCACAGTTACGAATGCCACGAGCAATACTGCGGCAGTTTTTTGAAACCTCTACAACAACCCCCACAAATTGAATTTTAAATTTGTGACGGTTTTCAAAGATAATTAGAGTTGGTGTAAAACCGCCACAATATGATCCCACTgatttttaaaaaagaattatttgtGAGGCTTTATAACCCCCGTAATATGATCTCAttgtataaaaaaataattaataggcTGTAACATTATTCCATTACAAATAACCATAAAAACAAACATAAAAAATTCAAATCCTTATCAAACTTTATTGATACTAACCaaggtaactcaaaatgtacATGCAAAACATCAACTCAGCTGATATACAAAGGGTACAATACAATTAGTCGAACACAATGGAACGTTGCTACAACATTGTAGAACAAAACAAAAGCTACAAACTGTTTCACATGAATGTAGAAATGGAAAGAGGAAGTTTGTCATTCAACACCGATGGAAATCTCATGTCTCCTTTGATAGGTTCAGAATCTAGAAAGCATTATTACCAGCGTAAGAGGTGAATGTTGCTGCTACTTTTTGCAAATGTTGTAACAGTTGCAAGGTAAATACCTTTTAGGATAGAAGACGAATGTCAACTCATAGAATGAAGTGTAGTTTCCAATTTCAACCTGCACCAAAACCTTTTTTTTTTATGATGAATAACACATTTTCCTAGTGGTGACAACCACGTAGTTGAATCTTTTAAACCATATCATCAATCTAAAGCAAGGAATAGAACATAGAAGCAGACATTTCTACCTCAATGTTCTGCACAATAGACATTATTCTATAGACAAGCAAAAAAGAAAACATTACTCTCACAAACAAATGGCAGTGAGGCATCAGCTCAATAGACATTACTCTGAAAGGTAAATTTATATAAGAAGCAATTAGGCCAATAAACATTACTCTGAGAATTAGATCATTTTTAAAGTTTACATGTAAATTTTTATAACGAGCATTGATTGGTAATATACCATTCTCTTCCCCATTTTCAGCAGCATTTCTCTGGATAGCATATAGTATTCTCTTCCCTCAACTACCCAAGTACATGTATTAATCCTATAAGATATGCATTCTATCATTCAAACTGTTTATGTGAAAGCTTACCCATCAAATAGAAGCATTAGCAACACACTAACTAGTTCATTTAAGCAAATTCAACAAGCATGAGCAAAAATCACATGAATGAATATATAGCTTATTATAACTTCTAAAAGCTTATCTTATGTAGAGTAAATTAAATACCATTTGGCGCGAGCAGATACTTTCAATGCCATTGGTTGAGGTTCAAGTCAAGTCTCCCTGCCATCACAACTAAATAACTGCATCAACAATTCACGCCCCCAATTCTCCAATCCACCAGCCTTCCCTTTTCCTTCATCCACAAAATTGATAGCTTCGGCAAAATCCCTTTCCAATTCACTTCAGAAAGAGAAAATGACGAGTGAGTGAAAAGAGAAAAATACACAAATCCTGAAGAATCCCATAAATTCAAACATGAGAGGTTTCTGAATATAGAAGACGTTAAAAAATTAGATGAACCCGGGTATTCTCAATACAAACTAAAatgaaattaaaaataataataataaacataatCGCAGATTACAACTATAGAGAGAATAGCAAGCAACAATAGAAGAAATCATCGGATTAAACATTGGATATTTGTTAAATTCAGTAGCTTCATGGATAGAAAGAAACTTAGTTAAATTCATGAAAGTTGATAATGTAGTCATTTGTAGATATGGATAGACTATTTCATGACATTCGAACATAGAAAAATAGTTATGTATAACCAGACTAACAACAACATATAGTATAACAAACTGACAAGCATAAAAACTCAATATATGAAATCTATATACTTAAGGTCAAGAGTTCTAATTCACAAACAATGTGAAATTTGGACAGTACAAACATGGCATGGCAGAGCAAAATCAAAAGTAAATACGAAAGTACTCTAAAAAAAGTTGTAGAAAATAGCAGTAGTAGTGCTAATACTAAATATCAAAACCATAAGACAAACCCCAAATAAGAAAATATAAGCGGGATCCAaattcttactaattgttttacaaaTTTTGAAACAAACACCATAGGAATTTACCAAAGCAGAGGAAAATTGTAGAAGAACCAACAATTGGTGTACTTTCATAGCCTGCAGAAATGTTGTTTTCATGTCACCTCGGCAGAGAAAAAGAATAATATCAATCCAATTTCACAAAACAATTTCACACAGAAGAAGTAGCAAAAAGCAAGCTAAGCACAAATCCGAAAACTACACAGACATAGCAAATGAAACCCTAGATCTACATGAATAAATAAGCTAAGCATAGATTCAACAATTACATAGACAGAGCAAATGAAACCCTAGATCTACAATCTGCATTAATAAATAAGCAGTAATTAAATAgcgaaaatgagagaaaaattgAAAGGACCTCGCTGAATTTTGTTTGGAGATGGAGGTTGCTGAACTCCTCGGAAGCTTTATTGGAGACCAGCGGCTTCCAATCGAGATACTTGGTGAGATGAGGGAGTCGCAAGCTACGGCGACTGGAAATCTGCGCCATATCGAtaagagggagagggagagggaaAATTGCAAGACTAAGGTTTATTTGGGAGGAGTGAGGGAGTTCTAATTTTGGTTTGAGCGGCGGAGGGAGTCTCAAAATTTTTTAGTCTGAAGTCTGAACaagttgaaaataataattaaacataGCGGCGGTTTGAAACCCCCATAATAAACCTCAACCGTCGTAAATTAAAAGCTTAATGTGGCGTGTCTAAAAATCTCCTATTTAGAAACCGCCGTAAAATCTCCTATTTTTTGTAGTGTTAAAACAAATTACCTAGTGTTTTTGCCTATAGATTTTAGACTTATTTGGTCTCCTCTTCTACTTTTTGCTTAATTTTTAAGTGAATAAtaccaactaattaaataataaaatggcATCACCAAACTCTGAAAGTTGATACAGATTGTTTTCACTTCATCAAGTGAAGCGTTGTTATATGGCCCAAATCAAGAATCTTGATATTCTAAAGGGAAAAACTAAATAGAATATTCTCAATGTAGCAAAACCGATGATGTGCATTTTTCACTTTGTTCAAAGAAAACTGGACATTCTCTCTTGTGGAAATATTTGTTGATGTGATAGCTTAGAAAATTAAACATTCAGATATGGTGGTCAACTTTTTTTACTTATGCAAATGCTAGGAAACTGGGAAGTGGATCCTAACATTTTGAAATGTGTCTTTAATTACTAGTTATTTGCAATGTATAAAAAGCATTGGACAGCCTAAAGAAACAAGCATATAAAAACTTCTTATTAACGATAGAGTTGAAAGTTTAAGTTACGTGTTTTTTTCAAACTTAGAAAGAGATCATTCTTTTTGAAATAGACcaagaaggaacaaaaggaataaCTTTATCATGGTCATTTTGGGGTCCACATGTACACCTCCCCTGTGGATGAAGTAAAAACCACCCAGCTAGATCCACGAGAGCGTGTTTGGTACGACTGCAGTTATTACATAAAAAAGCATGGAAATATTTTCATCAAGTGAGGGAAAATGACTTGCTTTTGCTTATGGACAAAAGTTATTTTTCTAACAACTCTCTTAACTCTTTTATATTCATTAACCAATTTCCAATCAAAAAATTCTTTCATCAAATCAAACACAAGCATTCAaacgaagaaaagaaaagagataaaAAAAACATCATTAACCTCATAAAAACATCGAAGGACTTATTGGTGGAACAGAAAGCTAAGCAAACTAAGGTTTAGTGCATCAAAAGCGTGAAATATTGAAGGAAAGTTCTCCTGCCCCAAAGTAGGGGTTTGAGCGAATAGAAACAAGTCAGTGTTACGTGAAGAAAATGGCACCATAGTTCTTTGATTAAACAACAAAGAAGACTTCGTAGAAAAACGTCATAATGTCCGGTCAATtattaagaagaaaaaaactaaGACAAAGACTTCATAATGGAGTGTGCGTGGGTTCATGTACACCTCCcatgaaatgaaatgaaaactGTATACTAGATTCACCAATTATTTTCCTTTCataacaaagaaaagataaaattaaTGTTAGGAGACCTTTTCTCCATGTTGGATCTACTAGCCAAATAGAAAGGGAAAATTTGCACAAAAAGGAATACTTTCATGCTGCTATTTAAATATTGTTTTCAGTTTAGATATTTGTACATGACTGATCATGTTAAGTAATAACATCTATTTATTGGAGCGATGTTACATGACCCCAAACAAAGACTTTGATATTGAGTTATGAACAAGGCTTGTTGTTGTTGGAATCCTCTTGACTTAGCAAGAAGTTAAATTAAGTTCCACCAATTATAATCTTTTatatattaaaagaaaaaaaaatatttctatttaacTTTCTCCAATATAAATTCTTAgacattattattaatatttaatatgcaaaAAATATTTTAAGACACTTTTCAATATGCTAATATTATTACTAatgtttaaaatatatatttttatgaaaCTTATGGTTTACTCGACAACCAAATTTCAATCGAAAATGACTTCCGTCGCAAACACTTACAACTTTCAaaccaagaaaagaaaagaaataaaaagtaacTAAGGGAAATGGAAAAGGGACAAATGATGAATCGTATAAATTAGACAATTGAAGTATCTAAAAAGAAGCTATATACAACTTAGAAAGACTGTGATGGTGCAAATACATTCCGCGGTTTTAATCCACTTCACCCCGATGAAATTTATTCAATGATTATCGTTAGCTGTTTTTGGTCCCAAATCTTTGGGGTTTAGTGCATCAAAAGTGTGAGACAATGAAGAAAAATTCTTCTGCCCCAAAATAGGGGTTTAAGTGAGTAGAAACAAGTCATTGGTACGTGAAAAAAGGGCACCATGGGCAAAGAAGACTTTGTAGAAAGACTTGTTCTACTAAGACTATTTCATGAACAAGAAAAATTACTATATTATCTtggttttaatttatgtgataaCTTTTTTCATTATAAGATGTATGACAATAGTTCATTATATGTCATACAGTTCTCTTTTTTACTCGATTAAACCTTTTTTAGGTCGGAGGAATTTATTTTCGTCGTTGATGTGACAGTCGTTTCACAcacatttgatacttcaaaattttccaacgCTGTCATCTTCTTGCTGGAAACTTCAAAAGCATTGTTTTTGGACACTGATGGAGTACCTTTTATAATACATTTAGCCAAAAGTTGAGGCATTTGTTTTTGGCTAATCTGATGATTTGCAAATATTTTACGTTTTAATTTCTTTAGAGTTGAGAGAGATCATTATTTTTCATGGAATTAACTAAAGAATTACCTCCAAGTAAGgcaattttatttaataaaaaagagTAATTTTCCGCCAAATAAAGAATATATAAAATGATCACTACAAACTAAATGGAGCTAAAGGTTGTTTTCATTTCATCAATTGGGACGGTGTTAAATGGCGCCAAACAAGGACACTTAATAAAGTTGTACTCTAGAGAAGACTTGATTTACCGAGAAATTGAGGTCCGTCAATTATAATCTTTTGTATAGTTTTTAAAAGGACAAAATACTTTAAACTCAACAAGTCTTCGAATTTTACGATCAATATCTTTCTAGAAATGTATTCTTCAACTACAGTTCTAAATGCTATATATAAGTACGCCTAGCCTAGCTAATAACAATCTACAAGCAAACAGCTACTTAATACATACTTTTCAGTTCCTAGTCTAAAGCTTTGCACATCATGAAAGTGTTACCGATAACATTCTGTTTTTTCTTGTTTTTCATTTTGACAAACACCACGTTTAGTGTTTGTATTGGCATTTGCAGAGAAAATGAGCAACAAGCGTTGGAGAGTCTAAAGAAAGAAGTATATGATCCCTCAAATTTTCTCTCCTCTTGGATTGTTGGAAAAGACTGTTGTGAATGGGAAGGAGTTGTGTGCCACAATCTGAATCGTCATGTGATTGAGCTACAGATAATCAATGATTTGTACGGACCAAATCTTGTAAGGATCAATAACCTTGAGTGGCTGCCAAGTCTTTTAAATCTTGAGAATCTGGGGATTTATAGTGTGGATCTCAGCAATGCAACTAACTGGCTACAGGTCATTAACATGCTTCCTTCTCTTGTTGATCTTCATTTATATAGATGTAGACTTCATCATATACCACCTCTACTTCATCATAATTTTTCTTCACTTGAAACACTCGACCTTTCTTGGAACAACTTTAGTTCTTCTATTCCCAAATGGATTTTCAATCTCCCTAGTCTTGTTTCTCTTGATTTGAGTGTTAGTAATTTAATTGGCCCATTTCCTGATGGTCCTGTTAACTTTACTTCTCTCACGAGCTTCAATGCAGGTGCCAACTCTTTCAATTGTCTTTTACCCAAATGGTTGTTTGATCTTAATAATCTTGAAAGTCTCCATCTTGGTTCTAGTGGTATTGAAGGTGCGATACCGAGTGAGGCAGGAAACATAACAAAACTTAAATATCTTGATCTTCATCACAACAATCTCAACTCCACTATCCCGAATTGGATATATCGATGCAAAGATTTGGAATCACTTATGCTTAGTGAAAACAAGATTGAGGGAGTAGTTTCAAATGcgatttcaaatttgagctcaataACTTTTATTAGCCTTTCTATAAATATGCTTTCTGGAAAATTACCAAATGTAATTGGAAAATTACCGAAACTAGATTGGCTTTATCTCTCAGAAAATCTATTCGGGGGTGAAGTATTTGAATTGTTCAACAGTAGGAGCAATTTCCTTCCAGCAGGATTGAGAAATAGTTCTTTGACGCAATTGGGACTAGGAAACAATAAACTGACTGGAACTCTCCCAGAAAGTCTCGGCCAACTCCCAATGCTAAAAGAGTTTGACATCTCTAACAATAGGTTGGAAGGTGTTGTAACAGAAAGTCATTTCACCAACTGGACACAATTAATGTATTTCTTTGCATCTAACAATAATATGACTTTAAAAGTGAGTCAAAACTGGATTCCACCTTTTCAAGCCATAAAAATTGAAATAGGCAGCTGGAATATAGGTCCTCAGTTTCCCATGTGGCTCCAAACTCAAAAGAATATAAATAGTGTGGACATATCAAATGGTGGAATACAAGGTGAGGTTCCAAATTGGTTATGGAACTTACCTTCTCAAAATTTTGTTCTCGATCTTTCTCACAACCAATTTGTTGGTGAGGTTCCAACCTTCTCAACACTTTATTGGTTAATGTTATTGGGTTCCAACAATTTCAGTGGTCCGCTACCTCAGGTTTCACCCAATGTAATGAAGCTAGACCTCTCAAACAATTTCTTTTCGGAAGGTTTATCTCACTTCTTGTGTGAAACAAGTAAGAACATATCCTACAAATTGGAGATCTTAAACCTTGAGGGAAATAATTTGTATGGAGAAATTCCTGATTGTTTGATGAACTGGCCAGAGTTGGAAGTTTTAATCTTGAAGGACAATAACTTGATTGGAGGCATACCAAGATCCATGGAGgttttaagtaatttgaaatCTTTGGACATCCGAAGAAATAGACTTACTGGTCCATTACCTTCATCATTGGCAAACTGTACAAAGTTGCTGAAAATTGATTTAGCTGAGAACGAATTCGTTGGACAACTACCACCATGGTTAGGAATGAAGTTTTCAGATTTGATAATCCTTAGCCTTAGCTCAAACAAATTCTATGGTGAATTGCCTCCAGAAATTTGCCACCTCAAAGATCTTCAAATCTTAGACCTTGCAAACAATAGTTTCTTTGGAACCATACCAAGGTGTATTAGCAATTTAACAGCAATGGTCGCCGGAAGTAAGTTGGGGAAAGCTGATATTGAGTATTTTGGTAAGGTAGCTGGAGAACATGTGAGAGAAAGCGCAATGGTGACAACTAAAGGCAATATTTACCGGTATGATAAAACATTGGCATTGGTTACAAGCATGGATATGTCTAACAATAATTTCTCTAGAGATATTCCCATAAGTTTTACCAGTCTTGTAGGATTGATATTCTGTAATTTCTCAAAAAACCATCTGACAGGTAGGATCCCGAATGGCATTGGCGACATGAAAGTTCTCGAATCCCTTGATCTTTCAGAAAATCAACTTTCCGGTCAAATCCCGCAAAGCTTATCGAGTTTGTCAACTTTGAGCTTCCTGAATCTGTCTTATAACAATTTGTCAGGAAAAATACCAGTGGGCACTCAACTTCAAAGCTTTAATTCCTCGAGTTTCCAGGGAAATGAGCTTTGCGGGCTTCCACTCTTGGTGAACTGCAGTTCAGGTGGTCAAAATCCTGATGTTGATACTGAAAAAGATGAGAGTGATGAAGATGAACTGGATTGGTTCTACATTGCAATGTCAATAGGATTTGGTCTTAGCTTTTGGGGAGTATGTTCTTGTTTCCTTTTCAAGAGATCATGGAGACATGCTTATTATCGTTTTTTAGATAGTTGTTGGGAATCCTTGTGTGTAAAGATACAAATATGAGGATGGATATGATTGGGGAGATTGTTATTCTCAAAAATCTTATTCTGTgcttacttttcttttaataaataataaaagacTATTTGCAGTTGATAATTTTTTTAGGCATTTTGTTTGAATCTCCCTAGTTAGAGTAGATAACTGTTCGGAAATTATGAGTGTTCGCAAATGACTATTTAAGGAAACAAAACAAATGTAAACTTGTTAAAAATTGCAAAGTTCTTAACTTGTGTTTTCTGATTTATGTTCGTCTACCTCTGAAAATTGCAAAGttaatatcctttcaactatgcGCGCTGCCAACAGATCAAAGGGCTGAAAAATTGTATAATTGTTGCCTATAAAAATGATAACAGAAGATTCAAAAATAAATAATCCCTCTGTTTCAATCTCTCTTTTTCTACTAGTAGCAAAGGACTCATTTCCAGCCATTGAGTACTTAATTAATAGAGAGCGCAAACCTCACCTTAAAGCTGAAACAACATTCCATGAGGAAATAATTTTGTATTGTTGAGCAGAGAAAGCAATCAAGTGAACCTTGAACTATTATCAAATTcacaaaatagaaaaaaatagaaaagttgTTCTTACTTGGCGGTAAATCCATTCTAGAGATGATATTTCTCATAACATAGATACAAATTCTAAGCTCTGGGTGATATCTGCACATCAGTAAGGAATTAAACATATCTTTTCATATGAATGCTGAAAACAAATTCCTGAATTGCTGCCAAAATCCCGGCAATGGAAGTATACTTATTTCCTAAAACTTTGGATAGTTATCTGCTCTATCCTTTTTTTATTTTCCCGTTGGAATTTAACTTCTGTATGTAGCCTTAACATAAAGATATGCTTTTGACGATGAGAAAAACATAATTCATCGTTTATGTCAAACATCGTTTTCTGATTTAACTAGAACAGAAAACAATACTTAGGAGATATTTCTGCATATACCAGATTTGTTTTTTACAATGTTTCAATGCAAATATAAGCGTTTTAGCACCCTTTCTTGTTGTCATCGAACATTAAATTCATCTCGGTCTCAAGATGATTCCTCGGCTTTATTGTGGCAATGGACACACTACACACTTCTCAACAAGACTTTTGACAGAGGAAAAGAATTAACAAACAAGCCAATAGAAATAACTAAAAATAAAGAGACGTCGCTGATCCATAGACATCGAAGCGATGTGAGGCATTGAAGACCTCTCGTCGGTAGTAAATGGAGCTCATGAAGCCCTTCTTCTAGCAGTGATTGAATATGAGGTAAATTAAGAGTATATAGAGATTCAAGAGAGGTGAGGCTTTAGACAACTTGGTCAAGGcaaatgttttttttttgggCTAAGCTAATATCCTATAATAATACATAATTACCTATATAGTGCTGATATCCTATAATAATACATACATAGTTACCTATATAACTATGTTAACACATTTTCCTTGCCAAACAGAAAAATGAAATAATTAAGCTACTTGTGATTTTCAATTGCCAATAATAGTCCTTCATTTTGTCTAGTTCTATGGTGACTTTAATACTTGCTATTTTTCAAGGTATCTTGTTTTTTTTCCTATAAACACCAGTCCACATGCTACAATGGATTAATTACAACTATGTCAGTGTATTTAAAGAATATGCTAAAATAACTGGATTGCCTCAACATTAATCAATCTCAAGCCTTCTCATTTGGTGTATCAAAGATCATATGATGGATGGTTATATTAAATAGTTAATCAATCTCAGGCCTTCTTACCacatcatcgtgcattctgaACTGAATTGTACCCTTGCCAATAACGTtgcaagtaacattgttacccagttggacaactccacctgcaactgaatcatatgtagaaaacaagtccctgctaggacacatatgatatgaacaaccagaatctaaaattcactcattgtctaatctgaaactagtttcagttgctaaaaatatagttccctcaatctcattaGTTACTAtact contains:
- the LOC104096548 gene encoding receptor-like protein EIX2; its protein translation is MKVLPITFCFFLFFILTNTTFSVCIGICRENEQQALESLKKEVYDPSNFLSSWIVGKDCCEWEGVVCHNLNRHVIELQIINDLYGPNLVRINNLEWLPSLLNLENLGIYSVDLSNATNWLQVINMLPSLVDLHLYRCRLHHIPPLLHHNFSSLETLDLSWNNFSSSIPKWIFNLPSLVSLDLSVSNLIGPFPDGPVNFTSLTSFNAGANSFNCLLPKWLFDLNNLESLHLGSSGIEGAIPSEAGNITKLKYLDLHHNNLNSTIPNWIYRCKDLESLMLSENKIEGVVSNAISNLSSITFISLSINMLSGKLPNVIGKLPKLDWLYLSENLFGGEVFELFNSRSNFLPAGLRNSSLTQLGLGNNKLTGTLPESLGQLPMLKEFDISNNRLEGVVTESHFTNWTQLMYFFASNNNMTLKVSQNWIPPFQAIKIEIGSWNIGPQFPMWLQTQKNINSVDISNGGIQGEVPNWLWNLPSQNFVLDLSHNQFVGEVPTFSTLYWLMLLGSNNFSGPLPQVSPNVMKLDLSNNFFSEGLSHFLCETSKNISYKLEILNLEGNNLYGEIPDCLMNWPELEVLILKDNNLIGGIPRSMEVLSNLKSLDIRRNRLTGPLPSSLANCTKLLKIDLAENEFVGQLPPWLGMKFSDLIILSLSSNKFYGELPPEICHLKDLQILDLANNSFFGTIPRCISNLTAMVAGSKLGKADIEYFGKVAGEHVRESAMVTTKGNIYRYDKTLALVTSMDMSNNNFSRDIPISFTSLVGLIFCNFSKNHLTGRIPNGIGDMKVLESLDLSENQLSGQIPQSLSSLSTLSFLNLSYNNLSGKIPVGTQLQSFNSSSFQGNELCGLPLLVNCSSGGQNPDVDTEKDESDEDELDWFYIAMSIGFGLSFWGVCSCFLFKRSWRHAYYRFLDSCWESLCVKIQI